One genomic region from bacterium encodes:
- a CDS encoding ATP-dependent Clp protease proteolytic subunit, whose protein sequence is MGDQLRHYMPIVVEQTARGERAYDIYSRLLRERLIFIGGPIEDEMANLIIAQMLYLEYEDPEKEIQLYVNTPGGSATAGLAIYDTMQYMRSPVSTICVGLAASAGAIILAGGTKSRRFALPYSRMMIHQPWGGAQGSVSDISIQTKEFMAIRQILNEVLAKHTAQPLERVERDSDRNFWMSSQEAKEYGLIDDVIKPRQLVTPPAASR, encoded by the coding sequence GTGGGGGATCAATTGCGGCACTACATGCCGATCGTCGTCGAACAGACCGCGCGGGGAGAGCGGGCGTACGATATCTACTCGCGCCTTCTTCGGGAGCGGCTTATCTTTATCGGCGGCCCGATCGAAGATGAGATGGCCAACCTGATCATCGCCCAGATGCTCTATCTCGAGTACGAGGATCCCGAGAAAGAGATCCAGCTCTACGTGAACACACCCGGTGGGTCCGCCACCGCGGGGCTGGCGATCTATGACACGATGCAGTACATGCGGTCGCCGGTCTCCACGATTTGCGTCGGGCTGGCGGCGAGCGCCGGTGCGATCATCCTTGCGGGGGGGACCAAGAGCCGCCGGTTCGCGCTCCCCTACTCCCGGATGATGATCCACCAGCCGTGGGGCGGGGCGCAGGGGTCCGTGTCCGACATCAGCATCCAGACAAAGGAGTTCATGGCCATCCGGCAAATCCTCAATGAGGTGCTGGCGAAGCACACCGCTCAGCCGCTCGAGCGCGTGGAGCGGGATAGCGATCGCAACTTCTGGATGAGTTCCCAGGAGGCCAAGGAGTACGGTCTGATCGACGACGTGATCAAGCCGCGACAATTGGTCACCCCACCGGCCGCGAGCCGATGA